The sequence below is a genomic window from bacterium.
CGCGATCCTCGGGCCCGACGAGCCCTGCTGCGCCAGCAAGCTGCGGCGCATGGGGGACGAGACCTTCCCCCAGGAGGCGGCGCAGCGCATCGAGCTGCTGCGGGGGCTCGGGGCGGAGACGATCGTCGCCTCCTGCGCCGGGTGCTTCAAGGGTCTGCACGGGGACTTCGCGCGGCTGCCCGGCGGCGTCCTGCCGGTGCTGCACCTGACGCAGATGCTCGACCGGTTGATCGCGGCCGGAAGGCTGCCGCTGCGCCACGCGGTCCCGCTGCGGGTCACCTACCACGATCCCTGCCACCTCGGCCGGCACAGCCAGATCTATGAGGAGCCGCGGCGAGTCCTCGCGGCGGTCCCCGGGCTCGAGTTCGTTGAGCTGGCTCGCGCCGGCGCCTTCTCCTCCTGCTGCGGCATGGGCGGCGGCCTCAAGCTCGCCAACGAGGGGCTGCAGCACCGCATGGGCGCGCACCGCATCCGCGAGGCGGAGGCCACGGGCGCGTCGGCGATCGTCACGCCCTGCCAGACCTGCTGCATCGGACTTGCCAACGGCGTGAAGGAGACCGGTTCGCCGCTGCGGGTCATGCACCTGAACGAGGTGCTGGCGCGCGCGGTCTGCCCGGAGATCACCCCGGAGAAGGTGGCGGCGGCGCTGGCGGCGGGGGGCTGAGGCGAGTTTCCCCGACCGTTTCACCGGGACTTGCTTCCGGCTCCCCTCCCGTGCTACAAGCACGCGCGCATCACCGTTCTTTGAGCAGTACACACCGCGTCGGCGCTGGGAACGCCGTGAGAATCGGCGACAGTGGCGCTGCTGTGACTGGCTACGAAATCCTCAACGAAGCCACCCCTCCCGGGGAAGGCGGGGAGAGTAGGCCCGAAGCCAGGAAGTCAGAATACCGGCCGACGCGGGACCCCCCCCAACCCCTTCGAACCAAAGGAGGAAAGGACATGCACCGCCGTCTCGCCGCCGTACCCCTCGTCGTGGCCCTCGCGCTCGCCGCGCCCGCAGCCGCCCAGCAGTCGCCCGAAACCCCGGCCGCCGTCCAGGTCCAGGAGATCGTCGTCACGGCCACGCGCATCGAGTCGACGATCGCGACGGCCCCCGACGCGATCACCGTCGTGACGCGCGAGGAGATCGACGCGCTCGATGCGCGCACGGTCGCCGACGTCCTCGCGACCGTCCCCGGCGTCATCGTCTCGCAGACCGGCCAGCCGGGCGGCCAGACCTCCGTCTTCCTGCGCGGGGCCAGCAGCGGCCAGACGCTCGTGCTCGTCGACGGCGTGCGCGTCAACAACGCCTTCAACGGCCGCTACGACTTCGTCGACACGACCGTCGACAACGTCGAGCGCATCGAGGTCGTGCGCGGGCCGCAGAGCACCCGCTACGGCTCGGACGCGCTCGGCGGTGTCATCAACATCGTCACGAAGAGGAGCGCCGCCGCCAATTCCGGCTCGGCGCTGGTCGAGGTGGGCGAAAACGCCAGCACGCGCGTCCGCGCGGCGACCACGGCCGTGCTCGGCCCGGTCAGCCTCTCGGCCGAGGGCGGCGCGTTCGACACCGACAACGAGCGGCCGAACTCGAAGTTCCACGAGGCCGGCGGCTCCTTCGGCGCGACCTGGCGCGCCAGCGAGCGCTTCGACGTCGGCCTCTCGGGCTCGTACCGCGAGTCGAGCGCCGGCACGCCGAACGACACGTTCACGAACGACCCGAACGACAGCACGCGCATCAAGACCTCGCTGACGACG
It includes:
- a CDS encoding (Fe-S)-binding protein, yielding MAQDDKAQGGRVAAGLSWRQLIELEACARCGECKGWCPVYTQDAREAICARGKLDGLRGLVRGSLSEGERSVFLESLYECSACGQCHVVCPVRIDTPELWEQARLALGRAGFPRPESQTRALAGIKRHNNSYAKPQAERGLWAERAWQAGLLLAPVRLWRERPAPVLYFAGCTGSLDPAMQFVAVLSARLLQEAGVDFAILGPDEPCCASKLRRMGDETFPQEAAQRIELLRGLGAETIVASCAGCFKGLHGDFARLPGGVLPVLHLTQMLDRLIAAGRLPLRHAVPLRVTYHDPCHLGRHSQIYEEPRRVLAAVPGLEFVELARAGAFSSCCGMGGGLKLANEGLQHRMGAHRIREAEATGASAIVTPCQTCCIGLANGVKETGSPLRVMHLNEVLARAVCPEITPEKVAAALAAGG